GACCGCGTCCACCACGCTGACTGCCGGCTCGGCGACGATGGAAACTGTGGGGGTAACGATTTCGAACCTGTCTGCCGCTCCCTTGCCGAATTCGCGGACAACCCCGTGAGCTTCACTTTCCCAGACTAACAGTACATCGCCAATATCACGTTCGATAAAGTCAGCGGTTGCCAGTGACTTGACGTTGTTAAACAGTTTCGTGACAAACTCAAGCGCAACTGTCCGGTTGCTGCCGGATCGTTTCACGGCGTATCCCCACGCCGCCAGGTAATTCCATCGGCCGCTTTCCGAAAGACGTGGATGGGGCGTTACCACGCCCAGGCCAGGTCGCACAAGATCATCCCAGTCAAGAACCTCCTTTGGATTTCCCCTGCGCACCAGAAATACAACGGTCGATGTATATGGCGAGGCGGGCAGTGCGGCTTCGGGAGCCGGTTGTGGCGGGACGGGATTCCAGACCGGGGCAATAAACCGGTTTTTTTCGCGCAACTTTTCCAGATCATAATACAACGCGAGGGTCGCGACACCGAGACCGTCAACCACCGCTTGGATCGGCTTGCCCGATTTGCTCTGAGCGGGCATGACGCTGATATCGACGCCGGTTCTGCCTCTCCAGTGGGTGGCGAATGCCTTATTCAACTCTGTAAACAACACTGATGCAGCGCTCTCGGGGGGACGGTCAGAGAGTGTTTGCAACGCCGCATACGCCGCGCCCAGGCTGAGGACGGATATAACGACAGTGAGAACTATGCGGGATTTAATAAAAGACATTTTGTTTTCCTCCGATGCAGGTGATCAGGAGGAAATCTAGCATCCGTCTCCCCGGAATCAAACCAAGGAAATATGCATAGCTTATCAGACTGCCGTCAATAAACCCTGACGCCGCAGTGGGCAAAAAAAGAGGGTGGAATCAGAGTATCTGCCCACTACGAGCATTGTGCGTTGTTATGCAAAAAAAAGATAAGCAAATGAAATGATATTGGTTCCCTCGGAAAAGAGTCGCTGATAACTTTGACCCCGTGGCATCTTTCTCCTTTGTTGTAACTTGCGGCGCTGGCCATTGGCCAGCGCTTTTTCTTCTTCCAGGATGTCGAATGCGACCGAATCTCATAATTGAATAATTATTTGGGTCGCGCTGCCGGGGCTAGCCACTTGTAACGGGGACTAACCCGCTTACCGGCCTCGGAATCCAATTTTCCGGGTTCCCTAATCCAGCATGCCCTCCGCTGCCATAAAGGAAGCCCCATATCGCGTCATCACTAAAAAATTTTTTTTAGTTAAACAGACGGTTATTTGAAATGACTCATCTCATCAAAACAAATTGATATAAGCTTATATCTAAATCTGCTATAACTAATGCAGCATCGACTTTGAGCCTTGGCTCGCGGGTGCTAATCATCAACCGTAAGTACTATTAACTCGACAGGGAGAAAAAGAAATGGCAGACATTCATCAGGGACACTCCGCATTGGGGGACGTGGCCGCACGAACGCTGGCCAACGCCACCAAAACCGTCCCGCAGTTACGGCTCATCACGCCGCGCTGGTTTACCCACATGCTGCACTGGGTGCCCGTTGAAGCGGGTATCTACCGGGTCAACAAGGTAAAAGACCCCAACAAGATCACCGTGGACTGTTCACAGAGAGAGGAAGAACGCGAGTTCAATACGACTTTCGTGGATTACGAGGAGTGGGGGCGGGAGTACTACCTGAGCGCGGTCAACACGGTGGTGGACATCCACACCCGCGTTTCCGACCTGTACAGCAGCCCGCACAACCAGATTCACGAGCAGGTTCGCCTTGCCATCGAAATTGTCAAGGAGCGGCAGGAGCGGGAGCTTCTAAATAACGAGGAGTATGGCCTGCTCAGAAACGTAGATAACGGCATGAAGATCAAAACCCGTACCGGCGCGCCTACGCCGGACGACATGGATGAACTGATTGCCCGCGTGTGGAAAGAGCCAGCGTTCTTCCTGGCACATCCCGCCGCCATTGCGGCGTTCGCGCGTGAATGCACGCGCCGTGGCGTCCCCCCGCCCACCATTTCGCTTTTCGGCTCTCAGTTCCTCACCTGGCGCGGCTTCCCGCTCATTCCGACCGACAAGATTGATGTTGTCGACGGCAAGACCGCCATCCTGCTGCTGCGCGTAGGGGAAAGCCGTCAGGGTGTCGTCGGGTTGTATCAGCCGGGACTGGCGGGAGAACAGGGCATGGGTTTGTCGGTGCGCTTCATGGGCATCAATCACAAGGCGATCTCGTCGTATCTGATTTCACTCTATTGCTCGCTTGCGGTTCTCACGGAGGATGCCGCTGGCATACTTGAAAATGTCGAGGTTGGCAAATATCATGACTACAAGCATGAATACGCCAAGTAATCCGTTGGGGATAGGCGGATTGAACGAAGCGCCAGGCAATCTCCCGGACGTCGCGGAGCTTACCCGCCTTGCCAACGAATTTTATTCGACTCCCCCGGGATACTCCACGCCTCCCGGACAGCGCGTCACGGGGAAACCGTCCGGCGATGCCAGCGTGTCGCCGTCCGGCATAAGCGAAGCCGCCCCCTGGTCTTCCCCTGCTGCCTTCGAAACGCCATACAACGTCCCCCATTCTGCGGCAGCGGCGCACGTTCCGCCGTCTTTCGTTAATCATCGACCTGAGGGGATACCGTCCGAGGTTCCCGGCTCGGATATGGCTGCCTCTCATCCCAGGGCCACCGCGGCCCACCCGGTTGCTCCCGAAGGCCCATATCATGTACCCCCTTCCGCCTCCGCTACGCCGTTTTCGCGGACGCCTGCACCCTCCCCGGTTGCCCCGAAGGGGCCATACGGCGTACCGCCCTCCGCCGCTGCGGCGCCTGTGCCGGGAACGCATGCAGCGTCCGCAATCGCTCCCGAGGGCCCATACCATATACCCCCTTCCGCTTCCGTCACGCCGTTTTCGCGGGCGCCTGCACCCTCCCCGGTTGCCCCAAAGGGGCCATACGGCGTACCGCCATCCGCTGCCGCAGCCCCTGTGCCGGGAACGCATGCAGCGTCGGCAATCGCTCCCGAGGGCCCGTACCACGTGCCCCGTTCCGCTTCTGCTACGCCGTTTTCGCGAACGCCTGCTCCCTCCCCGGTCGCTCCAAAGGGACCATACAACGTGCCACCGTCCGCCGCAGCCGGGCCAGGCCCTGCTGGTTTCGCGCCATTCGCCGCGCAGGCAGGAGGATCGCATTATGCTATTCCCTATGCTGGCGCAGCCGCACAGGCAATGAACCTTCCGGAACCTCCGGCGTTCGGCACTGATATTCCATTTGCCGATACCGGCCCGTTTACAGGGTTTCCTGGCGTGCCTTCTGTCCTTCCATCCTATGAAATTCCTGGCAGCAATTCCGGAACCTCGGCTGGCACGGGCGCGCTGCCCATTCCTCGCACCGGTGAGCCGTCGTTCTATTTTCTCGAGGGTGCCACCCCGTTCGGCAGTGGCGCCCGGGCATCGGCGATGCCAGGGTTTACAGGAGCGCATCCCCCGTTTGACGCCAATGCCGTGCGACGCGACTTCCCGATCCTGGGTGAACGGGTAAACGGTCGCCCGCTGATCTGGCTGGACAATGCCGCCACCACGCAGAAGCCCCAGTCCGTCATTGATCGCCTGACGTATTTCTACCAGCACGAAAACTCCAACATCCACCGCGCCGCGCATGAACTCGCTGCGCGGGCCACCGATGCGTATGAGGGCGCGCGGGAAACCGTGCGCCGCTTCCTCAACGCGCCGTCGGCAGACGAGATCGTTTTTCTCAGGGGAACGACCGAGGCGATCAACCTTGTTGCTCACAGCTGGGGCCGGCAAAACGTCAGGGAAGGGGACGAAATCGTCATTACCTGGCTGGAACACCACGCCAATATCGTCCCCTGGCAGCAGTTGTGCAACGCGGTAGGTGCGAAACTTCGCGTGGCGCCAGTGGACGACGATGGCCAGATATTGCTGGATGAATATCAGAAACTGCTCGGCTCGCGTACCAAAGTCGTGTCGCTCTCCCAGGTTTCGAACGCACTCGGCACCGTAACCCCAGCCCGGGAAATGATCGAGATGGCGCACCGAGTCGGGGCCCGGGTGCTGGTGGATGGGGCGCAGTCCGTCTCGCACATGCGCGTAGACATGCAGCAACTCGATTGCGACTGGTTTGTTTTCTCCGGCCACAAGGTATTCGGTCCGACCGGGATTGGGGCCCTGTACGGTAAAAGGGACCTGCTCAATTCCACTCCCCCCTGGCAGGGAGGCGGCAACATGATCCAGAACGTCACCTTTGAGAAGACGGAATACCACGAGGCGCCGGCGCGTTTTGAGGCGGGGACGGGAAATATCGCGGATGCGGTGGGACTTGGTGCTGCGCTAGAGTACGTGGAACGCATCGGCATCGACAACATCAACCGCTACGAGCATGAGTTGATGGCTTACGCGACACGCGGCCTCAGTACTGTTCCCGGGCTGCGGCTGATTGGCACGGCTAAGGACAAGGCAGGCGTGCTGTCCTTAGCACTCAAAGGATTCACCACCGAAGAGGTCGGCAGCGGATTGAACGAGGCGGGAATCGCGGTACGCGCGGGACATCACTGCGCCCAACCGATCCTGCGCCGTTTCGGCCTGGAAACCACGGTACGTCCTTCATTGGCAATGTACAACACGTTCGCGGATGTCGATGCTCTGGTGACGGCATTGCATCGCCTGCGCGGCGGACGTAATATTTTTTAACGCGGCACAGGGCGCAGAGCAAGGTAAAAAGGGTGAAATACAGGGAGGCTGGGCCCACCGCTGCGTTAATCCGCCGGACCCCGGAGAAGACTAATTCGGGGTCCGGCACTTCCGGTGCCGAGCGCGACAACGGGTCGTCCCCATGACCTGTCCCTCTCCTCGCGCCGCAGACATTTTCTCCAAAGAAAAATGATGGATCTCCGTTAAAAGGCATGCAGCGCAGTATTGATGACATTGTCGCCGAGTTGCGGGCGGTACGGGTTGCGTCGCTGGAATACAGGCAACGCCGCGACCGACCGCCCAAGCTTCCGTCGCGCAAAGCCCTCGCGGGTATTGTGGAGGGATTAAGCGCCGCGTTGTTCCCTAACCGCTTGGGCCAGCCGGAACTCACCGATGCGGGCATTGATTATTACGTCGGCCATACGCTGGATGTGGCGCTGCGTGAGTTGCTGGTACAGGTAAGCCGCGAGTTGCACTTTGCCTCGCAACTGGAGACACTGGGCGATGCCGATCGCGAGCGTGCGACTGATATTGTGCACGCATTCGCCAAACGCCTGCCGCACATTCGCGGCTTGCTGGACAGCGACATCCGCGCGGCTTATGAGGGAGATCCGGCAGCGCGGACGATGGACGAGGTGCTCGTCTGCTATCCTGGCATTACCGCCGTCGCCCATTACCGGCTCGGGCACGAACTGCATAGCCTTGGCACTCCTCTCATCGCCCGCATGATTTCGGAGATTGCCCACTCCATCACGGGCATCGAGATTCACCCCGGTGCGCAGATTGGGGGGAGTTTTTTCATTGACCATGGCACTGGGGTTGTCATTGGCGAAACAGCCATAATTGGCCAGCATGTGCGTCTATATCAGGCCGTAACACTCGGGGCTAAACGCTTTCCAGTGGATGAGCATGGGGCGCTGATAAAAGGCAATTTGCGCCACCCCATAGTCGAGGATGATGTAGTCATTTACGCGGGCGCCACCATTCTGGGCCGCATCACTATTGGACGTGGGTCAACCATCGGTGGCAACATCTGGCTTACGCGCAGTGTGCCCCCTGGCAGCAGCATTTCACAGGCGCAGGCACGTTACGAAGCATTTGAGGGTGGCGCC
The window above is part of the Nitrosospira sp. Is2 genome. Proteins encoded here:
- a CDS encoding sulfate ABC transporter substrate-binding protein; the protein is MSFIKSRIVLTVVISVLSLGAAYAALQTLSDRPPESAASVLFTELNKAFATHWRGRTGVDISVMPAQSKSGKPIQAVVDGLGVATLALYYDLEKLREKNRFIAPVWNPVPPQPAPEAALPASPYTSTVVFLVRRGNPKEVLDWDDLVRPGLGVVTPHPRLSESGRWNYLAAWGYAVKRSGSNRTVALEFVTKLFNNVKSLATADFIERDIGDVLLVWESEAHGVVREFGKGAADRFEIVTPTVSIVAEPAVSVVDAVADMNGDRDVAIAYIEYLYTTQAQDIVGRNYYRPRDLWVRMRYAHQFPALELFTVDEIVGGWKQAEKIHFAQDGIVAQILGN
- a CDS encoding family 2A encapsulin nanocompartment shell protein; the protein is MADIHQGHSALGDVAARTLANATKTVPQLRLITPRWFTHMLHWVPVEAGIYRVNKVKDPNKITVDCSQREEEREFNTTFVDYEEWGREYYLSAVNTVVDIHTRVSDLYSSPHNQIHEQVRLAIEIVKERQERELLNNEEYGLLRNVDNGMKIKTRTGAPTPDDMDELIARVWKEPAFFLAHPAAIAAFARECTRRGVPPPTISLFGSQFLTWRGFPLIPTDKIDVVDGKTAILLLRVGESRQGVVGLYQPGLAGEQGMGLSVRFMGINHKAISSYLISLYCSLAVLTEDAAGILENVEVGKYHDYKHEYAK
- a CDS encoding family 2A encapsulin nanocompartment cargo protein cysteine desulfurase; translated protein: MPPSAAAGPGPAGFAPFAAQAGGSHYAIPYAGAAAQAMNLPEPPAFGTDIPFADTGPFTGFPGVPSVLPSYEIPGSNSGTSAGTGALPIPRTGEPSFYFLEGATPFGSGARASAMPGFTGAHPPFDANAVRRDFPILGERVNGRPLIWLDNAATTQKPQSVIDRLTYFYQHENSNIHRAAHELAARATDAYEGARETVRRFLNAPSADEIVFLRGTTEAINLVAHSWGRQNVREGDEIVITWLEHHANIVPWQQLCNAVGAKLRVAPVDDDGQILLDEYQKLLGSRTKVVSLSQVSNALGTVTPAREMIEMAHRVGARVLVDGAQSVSHMRVDMQQLDCDWFVFSGHKVFGPTGIGALYGKRDLLNSTPPWQGGGNMIQNVTFEKTEYHEAPARFEAGTGNIADAVGLGAALEYVERIGIDNINRYEHELMAYATRGLSTVPGLRLIGTAKDKAGVLSLALKGFTTEEVGSGLNEAGIAVRAGHHCAQPILRRFGLETTVRPSLAMYNTFADVDALVTALHRLRGGRNIF
- the epsC gene encoding serine O-acetyltransferase EpsC; its protein translation is MQRSIDDIVAELRAVRVASLEYRQRRDRPPKLPSRKALAGIVEGLSAALFPNRLGQPELTDAGIDYYVGHTLDVALRELLVQVSRELHFASQLETLGDADRERATDIVHAFAKRLPHIRGLLDSDIRAAYEGDPAARTMDEVLVCYPGITAVAHYRLGHELHSLGTPLIARMISEIAHSITGIEIHPGAQIGGSFFIDHGTGVVIGETAIIGQHVRLYQAVTLGAKRFPVDEHGALIKGNLRHPIVEDDVVIYAGATILGRITIGRGSTIGGNIWLTRSVPPGSSISQAQARYEAFEGGAGI